A region of the Streptomyces durocortorensis genome:
GCCGCGGCCGCCAGTTCCGACAGCCGGGGGCCGAGAATGAACCGGCCCTGCATATCCCTCGCCACCATCCGGTGGTGTTCCAGTGCCACGGCCAGTCGATGGGCCGTGGGCCGTGCGAGCCCTGTCGCCGCGACCAGCCCGGCGAGGGTGGCCGGACCGGACTCCAGGGCGCTCAATACCAGAGCTGCCTTGTCGAGAACGCCGACGCCGCTAGAGTTGTCCATACGACGATACTCCCGTCTCACTCTGTGAAACGCAAGTTCAATTTTCCGTGGAAGTTGCGAACCTTTGGGGGCGGCCGCACAACGGCTCGTAGCCACCGCCCCGCTCGGGGGTGCGGACGGAGGCGCACCGAATCTCTAGTTGGGCCGGCGAAGACGCCGGCCGGAGGGAAAGCGATGGGTAGGACACTCGCGGAGAAGGTCTGGGACGACCATGTTGTCCGGCGCGCGGAGGGCGAGCCCGACCTTCTCTTCATCGATCTGCACCTGCTCCACGAGGTGACCAGCCCGCAGGCCTTCGACGGGCTGCGCCAGGCCGGACGTCCGGTACGGCGCCTCGACCTCACCATCGCCACCGAGGACCACAACACCCCGACCCTCGACATCGACAAGCCGATCGCCGACCCCGTCTCGCGCGCCCAGCTGGAGACCCTGCGCAAGAACTGCGCGGACTTCGGCGTGCGGCTGCACCCGCTGGGCGACGTCGAGCAGGGCGTCGTGCACGTGGTCGGCCCGCAGCTGGGGCTGACCCAGCCCGGCACCACCGTGGTCTGCGGCGACTCCCACACCTCCACGCACGGCGCGTTCGGCGCGCTGGCGTTCGGCATCGGCACCAGCCAGGTGGAGCACGTCCTGGCCACCCAGACGCTGCCGCTGGCCCGCCCGAAGACCATGGCCATCACGGTCGAGGGCGAACTGCCCGACGAGGTCACCGCGAAGGACCTGATCCTGGCGATCATCGCCCGGATCGGCACCGGCGGCGGCCAGGGCTACATCCTCGAATACCGCGGCTCCGCCATCGAGAAGCTCTCGATGGAGGCCCGGATGACCATCTGCAACATGTCGATCGAGGCCGGCGCCCGCGCGGGCATGATCGCCCCCGACGCCACCACCTTCGACTACCTGAAGGGCCGCGACCACGCCCCCGAGGGCGAGGACTGGGACGCCGCCGTCGCGTACTGGAAGACCCTGCGCTCCGACGACGACGCGGTGTTCGACGCCGAGGTCGTCATCGACGCCACGGAACTGGCCCCGTTCGTCACCTGGGGCACCAACCCCGGCCAGGGCGCGCCCCTGTCGGCCAGCGTCCCCGACCCGGCTTCGTACGAGGACGCCTCGGAGCGCAACGCCGCCGAAAAGGCCCTGGAGTACATGGGGTTGACCGCGGGGCAGCCGCTGCGCGAGATCAACGTGGACACCGTCTTCGTAGGTTCGTGCACCAACGGCCGCATCGAGGACCTGCGCAACGCCGCCTCGGTCCTTCAGGGCCGCAAAGTCGCGAAAGGCGTACGGATGCTGGTCGTCCCCGGCTCGGTCCGGGTCGCGCTCCAGGCCGTCTCCGAGGGCCTGGACAAGGTCTTCACCGAGGCGGGCGCCGAATGGCGGCACGCGGGTTGCTCGATGTGCCTCGGTATGAACCCCGACCAGCTGGCCCCCGGCGAGCGCTCCGCCTCCACCTCGAACCGCAACTTCGAGGGCAGGCAGGGCAAGGGCGGCCGCACCCACCTGGTCTCGCCCCAGGTCGCCGCCGCCACCGCGGTGCTGGGCCATCTGGCCTCGCCCGCCGACCTGTCCGACACCCGTACCCCCGCCGGAGTCCGATAGCCATGGAAGCCTTCACCACCCACACCGGCCGGGCCGTTCCGCTGCGCCGCAGCAACGTCGACACCGACCAGATCATCCCCGCCCACTGGCTGAAGAAGGTCACCCGCGACGGGTTCGAGGACGGGCTCTTCGAAGCCTGGCGCAAGGACGAGAACTTCGTCCTCAACCGCCCCGAGCGCCAGGGCGCCTCGGTCCTGGTGGCCGGTCCCGACTTCGGTACGGGGTCCTCCCGCGAACACGCGGTCTGGGCCCTGCAGAACTTCGGCTTCAAGGCCGTCGTCTCCTCCCGCTTCGCCGACATCTTCCGGGGCAACTCCCTGAAGAACGGGCTGCTGACCGTGGTCCTGGAGCAGAAGGTCGTCGACGCCCTCTGGGAGCTGACCGAGGCCGACCCCAGTGCCGAGGTCACCGTCGACCTGGAGGCCCGACAGGTCCGCGCGAAGGGCATCACCGCCGACTTCGAACTCGACGAGAACGCCCGCTGGCGGCTGCTCAACGGCCTCGACGACATCAGCCTCACCCTTCAGAACGAAGCGGACATCGCGGCGTACGAGGCGGCCCGACCCGCCTTCAAACCGCGTACCATTGCCGCCTGAGCAGCGCTTTTCCACGACTGCGCCCCCTGCCTCCCGGCAGGGGGCGCAGTCGCTTGTTGAGACCCCGTCGGGCGACAACTCGCCCCAGATGGCACAATCGGTGCATGGAACGCGACAGCCAACTCAAGCTCTATGGCCAAGTCGCCGACCGATTGAAGGAAGCGCACGCGAAGGTGCGTGCACTGCAAGTCCCGGAGAGCGTACGGATGGCGCTGACCCGGAAGCTGCTGGTCGTCACGGCCGCGGCGAAGCACGATCTCCCGGACGCGGCAAGGCGTCTGGACCGGATGATGAAGGACCTCGATGAGGGCCGATTCCCCGAAGGTGACTGACACGTGGAACTGCGCATCGGTCGACTTCGTTGCGGCACTAGGGTGATTAGCCCGTTTCGTGTTTGATTTGCGGTATATATCTGCCTAACGTGCGAAAAAGCTTGAACACTTTCGTTCTGGCAATGTCTCCGAAGGGGAAGACGTGAACAAGGCGCAGCTCGTAGAAGCGATT
Encoded here:
- the leuD gene encoding 3-isopropylmalate dehydratase small subunit, with translation MEAFTTHTGRAVPLRRSNVDTDQIIPAHWLKKVTRDGFEDGLFEAWRKDENFVLNRPERQGASVLVAGPDFGTGSSREHAVWALQNFGFKAVVSSRFADIFRGNSLKNGLLTVVLEQKVVDALWELTEADPSAEVTVDLEARQVRAKGITADFELDENARWRLLNGLDDISLTLQNEADIAAYEAARPAFKPRTIAA
- the leuC gene encoding 3-isopropylmalate dehydratase large subunit, with protein sequence MGRTLAEKVWDDHVVRRAEGEPDLLFIDLHLLHEVTSPQAFDGLRQAGRPVRRLDLTIATEDHNTPTLDIDKPIADPVSRAQLETLRKNCADFGVRLHPLGDVEQGVVHVVGPQLGLTQPGTTVVCGDSHTSTHGAFGALAFGIGTSQVEHVLATQTLPLARPKTMAITVEGELPDEVTAKDLILAIIARIGTGGGQGYILEYRGSAIEKLSMEARMTICNMSIEAGARAGMIAPDATTFDYLKGRDHAPEGEDWDAAVAYWKTLRSDDDAVFDAEVVIDATELAPFVTWGTNPGQGAPLSASVPDPASYEDASERNAAEKALEYMGLTAGQPLREINVDTVFVGSCTNGRIEDLRNAASVLQGRKVAKGVRMLVVPGSVRVALQAVSEGLDKVFTEAGAEWRHAGCSMCLGMNPDQLAPGERSASTSNRNFEGRQGKGGRTHLVSPQVAAATAVLGHLASPADLSDTRTPAGVR
- a CDS encoding SCO5555 family protein → MERDSQLKLYGQVADRLKEAHAKVRALQVPESVRMALTRKLLVVTAAAKHDLPDAARRLDRMMKDLDEGRFPEGD